The Candidatus Zixiibacteriota bacterium genome contains the following window.
CGACCCCGGGATCGACGTTTCCCCCGCATGGTCTCCGGACGGGCGGCAACTGGTTTTCGTCTCGGACCGGAGCGGCTCTCCTCAGCTTTACATTCTGGACGTGGCCAGCGGCAGGACGCGCAGGCTCACCTATACCGGGAGTTACAACACCTCGCCGGACTGGTCTCCCAAGGGCGACAAGATCGCTTACATAAGCCGGGTAGGGGGTCGTTTTTCGATCTTCACCATCGGGGTGGACGGCGGCGAACCGACCCGACTGACGAATAATTCCGCGGATAACGAAGACCCCGCCTGGTCGCCCGACGGCAGGTTCCTGGTCTTCTCTTCCAATCGTGCCGGTCGCTACCACCTCTACGTGATGCAAGCCAACGGAGATAACCAGCGCCGATTGACAGGGTCGGGTGGAGATGATACAAAACCGAGCTGGTCCCCTCGGTTAGACTAAGTCTCTTCAATTCATGTACAGCGACCTCAATGGCTTGAATTCCCTCACAAAGGAGTAAAGGCCTTGAATACATTTAAAATGGCGTGTTATTCGGCCGTGTGGGCTTTTCTGCTGGCGTCTTCGGCCTGTGCCCCGTCATCGACCCCGAAGCCAGCGGCGCCAGCGCCTTCAGCGGGCCCTTCTGCAGGCGGGGGAGGTCAGGGTGCCGGGATGGGCCAAAAAGGCGGCAGCGAGTCCACGCTCGGCTCCGGTTCGAGCCTGGAAAGCCTCCAGCAGGGGAAATCGGCCGCTACGAGCGGACCTCTCAAGGACATCTTCTTCGATTTCGACCGGTACGACCTTCGGGCCGATGCACGCGACACGCTCAAGGCCAATGCGGAATGGCTGAAGCGCAACCAGGGGGCGCGGGTAGAGATCGAAGGGCACTGCGACGATCGGGGCACCAACGAGTACAACCTGGCGCTCGGCGCCAAGCGCGCCCAGTCGGCAAAGGACTACCTGGTGAGCCTGGGCATTGCGGCCAACCGGCTGTCGACGATCAGCTATGGGGAAGAGATCCCGGTATGCCGGGAGCAGAGCGAGGACTGCCGCCAGAGGAACCGCCGGGCGCGATTCGTGATCATCACCGCGCGGCCGGCATCATGAACCGGTGACTCGAGCCGGTCTTTTTCGCCGCATGAATTTCGGAGCTTACATCCTGCTCGGTTTGGTCGGAGCCGCGGTCTCGAGCTGCGCTATGCCTCAACAAATCGAGCTGGTCGAGAGAGAGCAACGGCGCCTGCGGGCCGATATGAGCAGCCTCAGGAGCGACCTCGAATCGGTCCGCGCGAGCCTGGCCGACACGCGCGCCACGCTCCAGGAGACGCAACGCGAAACGAGGGCGGTCCGCGAGCGAGTGGAGGAAATGCAACAGCAGGTCGGTCGGCAGCTCGGCAGGTCCACTCGAGAAGGGGATCAGCGGTTGAAGCAGCTCGAAGCCCGGCTGGCGAAGCTGGATGAAGAGCTGAAGGCGCAGGCAGCGCTCCTCAAGAGTCGCGAAGAGGAGATCAAGCGGCTCCAGGAGGCGGTACAGGCGGGGCAGGGAGGGCGCTCGGACGCGGGCGCACCCGGGGCCGTGGGGGATGGCCTCGCCGAGACGGAGGCGGTCAAGCAAGACTACGACGCCGCCTGGCGCCTGATGGAGCGTAAGGACTACCGGGCCGCCATCGCGCGGTTCAAGGAGTTTCTCAAAAAGCACCCGAAGAGCAAGCTGGCTGCAAACGCCCAATACTGGATCGGCGAGGGATACTACGCGCTTCGCGAATTTGATCAGGCGATCCTGGAATTCGACGCGGTTCGCCGGCTCTACCCGCAGGGAGACAAGGCGCCGGCGGCACTCCTGAAACAGGGGTTCGCATTCGCCGAGCTGGGAGAGAAGGTCAACGCGCGGTTGATCCTTCAGGAGGTCATCGAAAAATACCCCCAAGCTCCCGAGGCGGCACGGGCAAAGCAACGACTGAAATCTCTGGAGTCGTGATGGCCGGCCGCATTTGCCGGCTTGCCTCAGGCCCGAAATCCTTTTCCTGCTCCCGTTAAAGGCTGCCGTGGGGTAGCGCGGCCCGCCCCGCGTCGCGTAAGGATCGACGCTCCGCCGCCCGGGAGGGCTTGCGGTCTCCGGCCGTCCAGGCGACACGCCTGGCCCGGGCTTTTCGTATCATGGAGGTCATCCGTCACCTCGATAAGTTGCCGTTTCCCCGGTCGGTGGTGACCATGGGAAATTTCGACGGGATCCATCTGGGTCATCAGGCGCTGTTGCGGAATGCAGTGGCGGACGCCCGCAAGAGCGGCTGCCCGGCGGTGGTGCTGACTTTCGAGCCGCACCCGCTCAAGGTGCTGGCGCCCCACCGGGCGCCGAAACTCCTGCTCACGCACAAGGACAAGATGCGGCTGTTGCAGTCCTTCGGCGTTGACGCCGTCGTCATACAGAATTTCGACGTGGAGTTCTCGAGGATCGAGGCCGAGACCTTTGCGGCGGATTTCCTGGCCGGGCGACTGAAGGTTCAGAAGCTCTGGGTGGGACGGGACCTGAGATTCGGGCGGGGACGGAGGGGACGGGTTGATGACCTGATCCGCTGGGGGGAGCGCCTCGGTTTCGAGGTCGGAGTGGTCGAGCCCATCATGTGGAAGGGAAGCCGCATCAGCAGCTCGCGTATCCGGCGCCTGATCGAGGAAGGGGAAGTCGAAGAAGCGAAAGAAATGCTCGGCCGCTATCATTTCATCTCGGGAAGGGTGGTGGGGGGCAACCGCCGCGGCAGGGACCTGGGCTTTCCCACCGCCAACGTGGCGAGCCGTACGGAAGTGCTCCCGGCGGACGGAGTCTACGCCACCTTGATCCGGGTAGAGGAGCGGGAATGGCCAAGCGTGACCAGTATCGGCACGAACCCGACCTTCGGAGCCGGTCCGAGGACAGTGGAATGCTTTATCTTCGATTTCGACCGGGACATCTACGAAGAACCCGTAACGCTCTCGTTCGTCAAGCGTATCAGGGAAGAAAGGAAGTTTGACAACGTCGAAGACCTCATCCGCCAGATGGAAACGGACGTCGAACGCGCGCGGGCAATCCTCAATTGCATCGCGGCAGGCGATTGAGGGCGGCGAAGAAGCCGGTGCCGTCGATCGGAGCTTCGTGGAAGCCGCCGCGGCGGGGGTGCGTCTGGACGTTTTCGTTGCACGCCGGTTGGCGCAGGTCGCAGGGGACGAGGCAATCAGCCGGGCAGCGGCGCAGAAACTGATAGCGGCGGGGCTGGTGACGGTCAACGGGGCGCGGGCCAAGCCGGCAACGCGTTTGAAGCTTCATGACGTCGTGGAGATCCGCCGACCCGCAGCCCGCCCGGCGCCGGCCATCGAACCGGAGGCCATCGAGCTCGACGTTCTCTTCGAAGACGAGGATTGCATCGTGGTAAACAAGCCCGCGGGAATGCTGGTTCATCCTGCCGGGGGGCAGCGGCGAGGAACGCTGGTCAACGCGCTCCTCCACCACTGTCCCGACCTCCAGGGAATCGGCGGGGAGCGGCGGCCGGGGATCGTTCACCGGCTGGACAAGGATACGTCGGGGGTCATCGTGGTCGCGAAAAACGATCTCGCCTACACGCGCCTGGCGCGTCAGTTCAAAAGCCGCCGGGTCGCCAAGGAGTACCTCGGGCTGGTGTGGGGAAGAATGGGCTCGGCGAGCGGGGTGATCGACCGGCCCATCGGGCGGCATCGCTCGGACCGAAAGCGGATGTCGAGCCTCCACGCGCTCGCCCGCAAGCGGGAGGCGGTGACGGAATGGACGGTCGAGAGGGAGTTTGCCGTGGCCCGCGGACGAAGGGGCGACGTGTGGGTTACGCTGTTGCGCCTCAGGCCGCGAACCGGCCGCACGCACCAGCTTCGCGTGCATCTGTCCGATTGGGGCCACGCGATCGTCGGCGATCCCGTATACGGGGGCAGGCGCCGCGAGGCTACCGGAATCGCGGTCCTGGACTCGTTTCCCCGCCAGGCGCTGCATGCCGAGCGTCTTGGCTTCGAACATCCGCGGACCGGCCAGGCTGTAGAGTTCCACGCTCCCGTTCCCGAGGACATGGCCGAGCTTCTAAGAGCGCTTGAAGATCGGGCCTCCGGGCAGGTCGATGGCACGGCGTCCAAGGGGTTGACAAGAACGGCATTTTGAAATAAGCTTCATTCAGTTTCAGCGGTCTCTTTGAATCAACCCCCACTCTTGACAATAGCGCTCGGCAATCCGATCTAAAGTTGGTTTGGGCCTCCAAATTAAGCCTTTGCATCTCCATGTAAGAGCGTGTCGTCCCGGTTGCCGTGCCTGTCACGGCGTTGGAGCATGCGGCAATTCCACGACGGATCGATCGGAGTGACCCTTTTTGAGCAGCGCTTATCATTCGACGCGAACGAACCCTGACGCGCAGACGATCGTACGCCATTAAACACGTCGCTCAGGTGACGAAAGGAGAGGTATAACATATGGTCCGTGGGAGAACCCGAGTGACCGAACCCGAAGCCACGGAAGAGAGCAGCCCCAACCTCAAGGGCCTTAACCTCAAGGAGTTGAAGGAAAAGAAGATCAGCGATCTGGCGTTGATCGCGAAAAACTTCAACATCGAAGGGGCGGCCAACATGCGCAAGCAGGAGCTGATCTTTGCGATCCTGCAGGCGCAAACGGAGCAGAACGGCCACATCTACGGCGAAGGCGTCCTGGAAACACTTCCCGACGGATTCGGGTTCTTGAGGGCGCCGGACTACAACTATCTCCCGGGGCCGGACGACATATACGTGTCGCCGAGCCAGATCCGCCGCTTCAATCTGCGGACCGGTGACATCATTTCGGGGCACATCCGGCCGCCAAAGGACGGCGAGCGTTACTTCGCGCTGCTCAAGGTGGAATCGATCAACTACGAGGATCCCGAAAAAGCCCGCGAGAAGATCCTCTTCGACAACCTCACGCCCCTTTATCCCAACGAGAGGCTGAAGCTCGAGTACCAGCCGGACGACTTCACGACCCGGATCGTGGATCTGCTCACGCCCGTGGGCAAGGGGCAGCGCGGTCTGATCGTCGCTGCGCCCCGCACCGGCAAAACGATGATGCTGCAGCACATCGCCAAGGCCA
Protein-coding sequences here:
- a CDS encoding bifunctional riboflavin kinase/FAD synthetase — its product is MEVIRHLDKLPFPRSVVTMGNFDGIHLGHQALLRNAVADARKSGCPAVVLTFEPHPLKVLAPHRAPKLLLTHKDKMRLLQSFGVDAVVIQNFDVEFSRIEAETFAADFLAGRLKVQKLWVGRDLRFGRGRRGRVDDLIRWGERLGFEVGVVEPIMWKGSRISSSRIRRLIEEGEVEEAKEMLGRYHFISGRVVGGNRRGRDLGFPTANVASRTEVLPADGVYATLIRVEEREWPSVTSIGTNPTFGAGPRTVECFIFDFDRDIYEEPVTLSFVKRIREERKFDNVEDLIRQMETDVERARAILNCIAAGD
- the ybgF gene encoding tol-pal system protein YbgF, which encodes MPQQIELVEREQRRLRADMSSLRSDLESVRASLADTRATLQETQRETRAVRERVEEMQQQVGRQLGRSTREGDQRLKQLEARLAKLDEELKAQAALLKSREEEIKRLQEAVQAGQGGRSDAGAPGAVGDGLAETEAVKQDYDAAWRLMERKDYRAAIARFKEFLKKHPKSKLAANAQYWIGEGYYALREFDQAILEFDAVRRLYPQGDKAPAALLKQGFAFAELGEKVNARLILQEVIEKYPQAPEAARAKQRLKSLES
- the pal gene encoding peptidoglycan-associated lipoprotein Pal; the encoded protein is MGQKGGSESTLGSGSSLESLQQGKSAATSGPLKDIFFDFDRYDLRADARDTLKANAEWLKRNQGARVEIEGHCDDRGTNEYNLALGAKRAQSAKDYLVSLGIAANRLSTISYGEEIPVCREQSEDCRQRNRRARFVIITARPAS
- a CDS encoding RluA family pseudouridine synthase, whose amino-acid sequence is MEAAAAGVRLDVFVARRLAQVAGDEAISRAAAQKLIAAGLVTVNGARAKPATRLKLHDVVEIRRPAARPAPAIEPEAIELDVLFEDEDCIVVNKPAGMLVHPAGGQRRGTLVNALLHHCPDLQGIGGERRPGIVHRLDKDTSGVIVVAKNDLAYTRLARQFKSRRVAKEYLGLVWGRMGSASGVIDRPIGRHRSDRKRMSSLHALARKREAVTEWTVEREFAVARGRRGDVWVTLLRLRPRTGRTHQLRVHLSDWGHAIVGDPVYGGRRREATGIAVLDSFPRQALHAERLGFEHPRTGQAVEFHAPVPEDMAELLRALEDRASGQVDGTASKGLTRTAF